In Euphorbia lathyris chromosome 2, ddEupLath1.1, whole genome shotgun sequence, the sequence atAATACGGACtcacatatattataagaggttccactattttaattattacatgGGGTCACACTATatgtgtccaaatgtgaatttgGAGTCCTCCGAGTGATATGGAAGACCGGATATTAATGATGCTCTTATATAGTATGGTTAGAAAACGTATAGAGTTAGGGAATAGAAGATTCTTAATCATAACATAGGTTGAGCTAAGGTTTGGACAAAATAATTAAGAAGATGAATTACTACATATATAATTCATAAAATGGTAGGCCGGTAGCTAGATGATAATCATAGATTAGATGAATTAACCaactatataatatattatcatCATTATCTTGTGTTGTTtgtgtttttaaataaataaaatatctgAGCTCATCTCAATATGTTTTTGTCGCGTTTTGCTTATTTATGATTAGGACTGAATTTATATAAATGGAGGGTAATGATTAATGAGATAatgcaaaaattaaataaaaagtttgACCAATGGAGACAATAAAGTCCAATCACTATCATctaagaataaaatataaatatgtataaatCTCAAGAAAGACTAAAGAAGCCCTCCCTTTCCCTTGTGTGTTTGATAGGTACTAGTCAATGGTCCTAGGAAAAGGATATCCATATGTGGTTATTTAATATGCATTCAATAATCCCTGCACACTGTAGTAATTAATACTActataaacttataattattcaataaaatatatatggttACACGGTGACTTTTATAGTtacattattttataaataaacatttaattacTCCGaccattttaaaataattattatatttaaccAAATCATacgtattaaaaaaataattgctttcggtttaaaaaaaatagttgctttatattaaatttatttctttttattaataatttttatttttatattattataaaaaaattacaattaatattAAACTCATTAATTAGAAACTAAAACcaataaataatatgaaactttttattttcaaaatacgATAATtattttaagggtaaatttcaaataaaacccgtatagtttcactaattttcagataaaggactatagtttactttttgtcaaaagaatgattgaggtttcgcacttggattaatgctattaaaaccatctttaacgacctgaaaatgaaaattttcaagaattaaagttgttcaatctcatattttttttatggaactacattttcgattttcgaaaatcatcttttttaaatctttctctctctaaacattaactttctctttctttaccaaacatcatctaaataatctcaaaataaaaaagttgaagaattaaagttgtttagaatattagtagttcttaaaatatgtcatttttgaagtcgtcaatggtgattttaatagtatcaatcgaaaaagttcttattttgctaaagttgaaaacctcaatcctcgttttgacaaaaagtaaaccaaagtcatttatctgaaaattagtaaaaccactggggtttattcaaaatttacccttattttaAAGTAGAGGTATAGTTTTTTTAGATTCGGTGCATGTAATTGTTGCCCAAAATTTCCTCTCACACTGTTAAATAGCTTACGTGACACAAGAGCATTTTTTcgtcaattttttttctctctcatcttttctcactttcttttattcattctGGAAATTCCAAAATTGACTATGGAATTTTCACGAGCGTTCTGAAAATTCTAGAACTATTGAAATTTAGAATGATTATGAAATGTCTACTAGAAATTTCAGAACGATTTTAGATTTCCCATCATTCTGAAACTTCGAGAATCCATTCTAGAATTTTTAGAATTCTGTAAAttccaaaagaagaagaagaatctagAGGAAGGAAGAGGAcgaagaagagagaaaagaggAGATAGAACCTTTTTTGGATAATAATGACATTGTACCACGTCAGCTATTTATCGTTGTGAGTGTAAATTCCTCAATTCTGTTAACAATAACCATACACACTGATTTAAAAAACACAATTACCTATTTCTAAAACAGTAATCATAAGATTTTTTTACACTTAAATGTCACGTCAAGCTTCCACTTAAATCTACGTGGCATGACACACCTTAAGAAGAGAGTACGTGCGAAATATTTGATGTGTCAATTTATGTCAGTTAGGCTTTTAggatccgtttgttttacctattgtttGCTTTTGatgtttgttgttacggtttgctgtttgcggTTACCAAAAATAAGGATTCTTtacttttgtaaaatgctacttttcagGAGTGAAAAGCAAATAGGAACATGAAAAGTAGTTACTAAACACCTAAAACTTTCcttttttaaagtaaaaatacaaatataaacataaaaagTAGCTACCAAACATCCCCTTAATTGCACTATTTTACAATTGAAACTCAAATTGTAATGCTTTGCATGTATAAAAAACATGAAGactattttggtaattattccaAATAATAAAGTAGTAACATTAACATATGCTTGAAACTTGACTGAGATTGCAATAACTCCAAGCAGCAGACAATAAACACTTTGCTAATTTCATAAAGTGGGCCTTTCCAACTTTTCTTTAAAGCCATATCATTTCTCTTCTTTGAATTTCACCAACATTTAACACACACTCTCTCTCTACAGACACAACTAAGACCCAAAAAAAACcatttattttttcctttttgaaaataaaaatccattctttctttctctttcgtTGTTCCGTTTTGTCTGCAATAACTAgagttttctttctctttgatatCAGAAACAAGAACAACTCTTTCCTTTTTGTCCCTCCTCACCTCAATGCTCATCAACAAAAAAAACCCTGTTTCACTAACACTCTAACTAACTAACTAGTGGCGATGATGGAAGAAGAGACAACACAAGAAGATTCCAATGCTAATACCAAATGCACCTCCAAGACCTCAACTTTATCCAGAGGCAGAGGCAGCAGAGGCAGAGGAAGGTCTAATCCTCATCATAACCATAAGCACCACTTTCAGTATCAATATCAGTATCAGCATCATCTCTTTCAATACTCTTACCCCTCTTATTACCctgctcttcttcctcttcctcttcctcttcttcctcttcctcctccatTACCTTTTCAACTTCCTTTCCCTCATAACCACCATGCCTTTACTTCTAAAACCCACTTCCACAAATCTTCTTTTAAGCTCAATAACACTTCTCCTTCTCCTACCTCCTCTGATACCCATGGTCTCACCGTTTCATCAGgtatttttcctttttgagtttgtCTTCATTTGGTTCTATTATGTTCTTGCTTTTGGATGGTTCCTATTGAAGATGATATTTGTTTTCTATTGAGTATCTAATTGCTATTCTAATCCATATAAAGTCAAAAGATTGATAGTTTCTAGTCTTTTAACCATTTTTAGTTGATAGCCAATAGACTAATTACTTGCCTGTTTCTTCATATGAAACCAGCTGCAGAGGAGCTGCAAAGAAAAAAGATTCCACCTTTGAAAGGAAATGATGGAAGGAGGACTATAGGTTCCACCACTCAAGCACTAGTTGTTTCTAGAAGACCAGATTCTGGTGGTGTAGAAGGATCAGTTATTACTCTCCTTGCTAATCATTATCTTGTCCAATTCAATTCTAAGCAACAGATTTTCCATTACAATGTGGAAATTTCCCCCAATCCTTCCAAGGAAGTTGCAAGGATGATTAAACAAAAATTGGTAATTGATAATTCAGCTGTGTTGTCTGGTGCTCTTCCAGCCTATGATGGAAGAAAGAATCTTTACAGCCATGTTGAATTCCAGAATGATAGGCTTGAATTCTATATTAGTCTTCCAATACCAACTACCAAACCCTCGTTGCCTTTTGGAGAAGCAAAAGAATTTCAGGACAAGGATCAAAGGCTCAAACTGTTTCGAATTAACATAAAGCTTGTATCGAAGTTAGATGGGAaggagttgagcaagtacttgagCAAGGAAGGTGATGATTGGATTCCACTTCCTCAGGCTTATCTTCATGCCTTGGATGTTGTTTTGAGAGAGAACCCTGTGGAGAAATGCATACCTGTTGCGAGATCATTCTATTCGAATTCAATGGGAGGTTCTAAGGAAATTGGAGGAGGAGCTATGGGGTTGAGAGGTTTTTTCCAGAGTCTAAGACCAACTCAACAAGGACTTGCTCTTAATGTTGATTTCTCTGTGACTGCTTTCCATGAAAGTATTGGAGTGATTCCTTACCTTCAAAAGCGCCTCGAGTTTCTTAGAGACCTTCCTTTGAACAAAACAAGGAGTTTAGTTGGTGAAGAAAGGAAGGAAGTGGAGAAGGCTTTGAAGAATATCAGGATCTTTGTTTGCCATAGAGAAACTGTTCAGAGATACCGCGTTTACGGCTTAACTGAACAACCTACTGAAACTCTTTGGTTTGCTGATAGGGATGGGAAGAACCTGAGGCTGCTTAGTTACTTCAAGGATCACTACaattatgatataaaatttAGAAACTTGCCTTGCTTGCAGATTAGTAGAAGTAAGCCATGTTATCTCCCAATGGAGCTTTGTATGATTTGTGAAGGCCAGAAGTTTCTTGGAAAGCTTTCAGATGATCAGACAGCAAGGATACTTAAGATGGGCTGCCAAAGGCCAAAAGAAAGAAAGGCTATTATAGATGAAGTGATGCGAGGACCGAATGGACCGACAAGGTGATTGATCTCTTGTAACATGATCTTTTAATATGTACTACAATACAATGCTTTGATTTGTTGATTTTAACTGTTTCTAATAGTTTGAATCCTCTATGTGACAGTGGAAACCAGGGAAACGAATTTGAACTCCATGTTTCGAGAGAAATGACAAAATTAAAGGGGAGAATCCTACAACCTCCAAAACTGAGACTTGGTCATGGTGGTCTTGTAAGAGATCTTATTCCTTCTCGGCATGACCGGCAATGGAACTTTATGGATAGTCATGTCTTTGAAGGAAGTAGGATAGAAAGGTGGGCATTGATGAGTTTTGGAGGCACCCTTGATCAGAAGTCTAACATTCCTAAGTTCATAAATCAGTTATGTCAAAGATGTGACCAACTTGGTATCTATCTTAACAAAAACACTATAATTAGTCCTCAATATGAGCCAACTCAAGTGCTTAACAATGTCTCCCTTCTCGAGTCAAAACTCAAGAAAATCCATAAAGCTGCCTCAAACAACCTCCAGCTGCTCATATGTGTAATGGAGAAGAGACATAAAGGGTATGCGGATTTAAAGCGAATAGCAGAAACAAGTGTTGGTGTTGTAACACAATGCTGCTTGTTTCCAAATCTTAGCAAGTTGAGCTCACAATTTCTAGCCAATTTAGCACTCAAGATCAATGCCAAAGTTGGAGGATGCACCGTTGCTTTATACAACTCGTTGCCCTCTCAGATTCCGCGCCTTCTTCACTCCGATGACCCTGTGATCTTTATGGGAGCTGATGTAACTCATCCTCATCCATTGGATGACTTTAGTCCATCTGTTGCTGCTGTTGTTGGTAGCATGAATTGGCCAGCAGCAAACAAGTATGCATCCCGAATGAGGTCTCAAACTCATAGACAAGAAATCATCCAGGATCTTGGCGCAATGGTGAAGGAATTGCTCGATGACTTTCACCGCGAAACAACCAAACTTCCCAAGAGGATAATATTCTTTCGAGATGGAGTAAGCGAAACACAGTTCTATAAGGTGCTTAAAGAGGAGTTGCAAGCAATTAGAGAAGCTTGTTCTACAATTCCTGATTACAAACCTCTCATAACTTTTGCAGTAGTTCAAAAAAGGCATCACACACGGCTATTTCCTCGCGAAAGTACCGATGTAAACCAGTTTAACGACGAAAACATACCTCCAGGAACTGTTGTGGATACTGTGATTACTCATCCAAAGGAATTTGATTTCTATCTGTGCAGCCACTGGGGGATGAAAGGAACAAGTAGACCAACACATTACCATATATTGTGGGATGAAAACCAATTCACTTCTGATGAGTTGCAGAAATTGGTATACAATCTGTGCTACACCTTTGTAAGGTGCACAAAGCCAGTATCTTTGGTACCGCCTGCTTACTATGCTCACTTGGCTGCATACAGAGGCAGGCTTTACCTTGAGCGGTCTGAATCCGTGGCTTCTGCCAGAAATGGTGCTGCAATCTCAAGAGCCGGCCCGCCGAAGGCTACACCTCTACCTAAACTGAGTGAGAATGTAAAGAATCTCATGTTTTACTGCTGATTTTTCATGCATAATGTAATTCTTGAATTACAAGTCCTTTGTTCCTTGCAGTTCCAATATTTGATGCAATAGCTAAATTAGGAACTACAGGTATTAACTGTTGCTATATATGCAatgcatacatatatatagatacATTACATATTTCCTCAACATAGATGCAGGAAAATATTGTGAACATTATTCCTCTTAGTTAACAAGAAAACAACAGTATTTTCATTTCCTTTGTCAATGTATTGTCCCTTCCCTAAAAacatggcttaatacattaggGGCCCTATTTTTCGCTAAATAATCTGATTAGTCCCTAAATTTTAGAATTGTCTTAATTGGACTCATTGTcttctgaacttgtttaaagtaatCTATTCGTCTCGGAATTGCTTACAGTAATTTGGTGAACTCTTAAATTTTCTTAAGGTGACATGTAATTTAACTTTTCATTCTCCAATTTGCTTGACCAATTGATTGTTCATAACTATATTCAAGAATGTagctgatttttttattttttatcatgtCTTGTGAGAATTTATTTGGAAAGGTTAAGTGAGGAGGGGGCAGGGgctaaaaaaatagtaaaaagaaAGAGAGATGGGGAGAGATAGAGAAAGTAGAAAAGCTGTGATGCATATTATAGTAAAAATGgaagataaaaaaacaaattcccATGAATGCAGAAACAGCAGCATAAAGAATGGCAGAGGTTTGACAGgagaaaaagaaatatataattAAGGAAGGAGAAAGCATAGCAGATTGTATATATTAGTATATAATTGTAGGACCAAAAGTAAGAAGGGCAGGAGATGgagtaattaattataaataaatagagaGCTGGGGTGagtaggaaaggaaaggaatatAAATGAgaaaagaaggagaagaagataaagaggGAAAAGGGGATACAGATACTCATCTCACAGTCTGACTTTCGACTTCCCCTTTTGTCTGTTCATAActccttttatttatataatataaaatggaAATCAGAGTATGACAGCTTTTTAAGGAACTGCACTGCCTATCAGACAACTGAACCTGTCAGGATTCAACGTGCCCTTTCTCAGACTAACCTTTTTTGTTTAACAATAAAGCTTGTAATTTCAAagcaaaactaattttattcttaaaacaatttgaaagtAGATATTCTTATTTTCTTCCTGGTCTCGGCTAAAAATATTAGCAAGATAGAGATATACTCATGTTCGGTGAACCCGCTCCAATGTTTAAGTTAATAAATGTTGAAAGAGACTCAAAGATATCCAGATTATTGATACTAGTTATGCATTCACATACCTTGTCTAGGTCatgtatcttttatatttatagtGGCTATCAAGAATAATCTTTGTCAATCTCAGAATGTACCTTGATGAGTCATAAGACACACGTCtgttggtcccatgtaacgTGACAGTATTAGTTctaatggggggttaggaactattataaaCTTTTTATGTTAATGCTGACTTATTTTAGGTTTAAGACTTTAACTCAGTCGTTAGGTCAGCACAGCTGAGTAGAATTGAGACAGTCTTAGTCAACTGCTGACTAGAGCTATTTCTGTCGTGAGTTAGGAAGCAACACTTGTGTcaatttccaactcagcactccgaTTACTCAACTCATCAGTCAGATTACTCAACTCAGCATATACAAGTTATTGTTTTGCTGAGTAGtatttagcaagcaatatatgtaTAAAGAgataaagggttagaagttactcagcagacttatcttggttcggcctctccgcctacgtcctgtccccggaaatCCTTccaagctttttgaatcctctactgagctctttaaaggtagagcacaaaccgtttacaatagcaactgaatatgcaagagtatcttcctctattcctctactcaatcctatctctgTCACTAactactataaccgagtactcagcctctctctaccactgagtactataaccgagtactcagcctctcttttctaaccttttacaaatgataagaaattgttcttaatacaataaagaacactttagatgaataaatcaCTCTATACTTTTATACAACAATAGAAGTTGGTGTacgagcttgctttttcttttcagacagagCTTCTGTTTTGTATTTTATCAATAgttgacttgatgaagatctacTTGTCTGTCTTGATGATTCAAGTATTGAAgtggcctttttatagtgatgTCTGAGGCATCAATTATTTGCATCCcaacatagccgttgtggggaaacgATCATCTTTCatcatcacttggtcagcactCAGTGCTGCAAGCCAATCATATCTTCTGTCTAAGTTAGATGCCAGGTTTGCCTGTCTGTTGACATCAGATAGTTCATGCTTCTTCTGGAAAAGTCTTCCCGACAGATTTCTGTGGCTTCTGAATGTTTCAGAAATGTGCAGActttgtcttccaagttgatCGATCATTGTTGCTGACCTGCCGATCATATTGCTTGACTCGGCGGCTTTGCCTTCAATCTTTTagagaagacttttcttttcaatgctgagttgcattttactcagcttcgGCTGTGTGGCTTTCATCAGCTGACTTtgtcttgactttctcttatagATTTTTAGTTCCTATTCTTATGAatcaacttactcaacattgaacaaacacattagtaccaataaatcaaagcaattaaatttaatgtgttggaatatttttatcatagaGATTttcacttaaataattttgtcaaatcaaaatcatgtggaaatgtgtttcaacaaactcccccattttgatgttggcaaaaatattcaataaggaactcagtgttgaacTCCCCCAATTAGGTAAGGATTGGAACTACTACATGCCCATCTGTCAATCGAAGAAACAAATCCCTTTTTTTCctaaaaactttaaaaattgAAAGATAAACTCATCGACTGCATTACTATGAACATCTCGAGTCTTAGTAAATACAATAGGACTGTGTTTGATGTTGAATGACCAATCAGTCTCATAGAATCTTATCTCCACCTATAACATACGCTTAAGTATCTTCGAACCAGCTCTTGAGGTGCACACTAACTAAGAATCTTGAGGTTCTCGAAATCTTTTTCTAGTTGGATAAAGAGTCAGTATCTTCCTATTTAGACTATGAATTACCAATCCTATATAAAGGGGCCCAACTTCCCTCCAAAAAGTACTTTTTACTTAGACAATTCTTAGAACTCTTTATCTTTCTTAGCCCAAAACTAACTTGATCGTTAGAGTATCCTCGTTGAGGCTCCGACCAGGTTCTTTTCTTTGTTTTGCAGGATATCACCAAGAGGACAATGTCATTGCCTGACAAGCTTAGACGGTATCCTAGATAGAACAAATTTTCATACCTTGTCATCGTTACCTACCTATCCTATGAAATATCGATTATAAAGAGTTATCATCTCGTCGAATTCTTTTCACTTCCAATTTTATTCATGCGAAAGATTGATGAAAAAATAacgaattaaattatttttattttggaaaaataataaaataccaGAGATATTTTTTTACCAAACTTTCACTTTGTTCATATTGTTGTttagttatatttttttcaGATTAATATCACTAACAAATCAAAGAATTATGTTATTCTTTGTAGTTCTTTTTCTTTAGCTTTCTTTGTTTGTTTCTTCCTTTATGAACCGTCGCAAACAAGTAATATTTAATTTGTCTTTTATGCTTTATTATGCATGAGAATGGTGAGACAATTTATATGTGGTCTAACTCTTTAAAAACTTTTAACACTATATGTGATCATTTGTCTACTTTCTTACTCATTGTTTTCTTTCATTTGAGAGGAtatatttctttgttttttatGCAATTCAAAATATTGAAACTCTTAACGCAATGCTTAA encodes:
- the LOC136217781 gene encoding protein argonaute 7 is translated as MMEEETTQEDSNANTKCTSKTSTLSRGRGSRGRGRSNPHHNHKHHFQYQYQYQHHLFQYSYPSYYPALLPLPLPLLPLPPPLPFQLPFPHNHHAFTSKTHFHKSSFKLNNTSPSPTSSDTHGLTVSSAAEELQRKKIPPLKGNDGRRTIGSTTQALVVSRRPDSGGVEGSVITLLANHYLVQFNSKQQIFHYNVEISPNPSKEVARMIKQKLVIDNSAVLSGALPAYDGRKNLYSHVEFQNDRLEFYISLPIPTTKPSLPFGEAKEFQDKDQRLKLFRINIKLVSKLDGKELSKYLSKEGDDWIPLPQAYLHALDVVLRENPVEKCIPVARSFYSNSMGGSKEIGGGAMGLRGFFQSLRPTQQGLALNVDFSVTAFHESIGVIPYLQKRLEFLRDLPLNKTRSLVGEERKEVEKALKNIRIFVCHRETVQRYRVYGLTEQPTETLWFADRDGKNLRLLSYFKDHYNYDIKFRNLPCLQISRSKPCYLPMELCMICEGQKFLGKLSDDQTARILKMGCQRPKERKAIIDEVMRGPNGPTSGNQGNEFELHVSREMTKLKGRILQPPKLRLGHGGLVRDLIPSRHDRQWNFMDSHVFEGSRIERWALMSFGGTLDQKSNIPKFINQLCQRCDQLGIYLNKNTIISPQYEPTQVLNNVSLLESKLKKIHKAASNNLQLLICVMEKRHKGYADLKRIAETSVGVVTQCCLFPNLSKLSSQFLANLALKINAKVGGCTVALYNSLPSQIPRLLHSDDPVIFMGADVTHPHPLDDFSPSVAAVVGSMNWPAANKYASRMRSQTHRQEIIQDLGAMVKELLDDFHRETTKLPKRIIFFRDGVSETQFYKVLKEELQAIREACSTIPDYKPLITFAVVQKRHHTRLFPRESTDVNQFNDENIPPGTVVDTVITHPKEFDFYLCSHWGMKGTSRPTHYHILWDENQFTSDELQKLVYNLCYTFVRCTKPVSLVPPAYYAHLAAYRGRLYLERSESVASARNGAAISRAGPPKATPLPKLSENVKNLMFYC